The genomic interval CAACCTGCAAGAAAAAGCATcaaattaagtgtttttttttcgtaattctcattttattttatttttcatttcatccCAGTGTAATATAATCTACCCATTATATGTACTCATCATGgaaagttatttctttattttatgtttctatttGCTATGTAAGGTTTTAGATGATGCTTTACCATTTTTGTATCGTATGATTCCTTGTCATTTTGAATCCTGATTTTGCTACTTAAGAGGAGGCTAAGAAATGTATACAAATGCACATCATTATGTTAAGGCTATAAATCAAATGTATTTTTACACCACCATCACCTTTATTTTACCATAACTATACAggtaatattaatatttaccaTGTTAATGAACATTGTGTATTTATAGAGTCTGCACAACTGCAAGTCTTTTTAATTATGTACATTTACTCGACTTATATTACAGGAACATATGTTAAAAACCAACTAGAAAATCGGAAGCTGAGCTTTTGTTCCAAGACAAACTTTTAATACAAGTAACGTTTAACATTGTGTATACTATAGCATAATCGTGGTGCTCttaaattgaataataaatattcTTATACATGTAGTGTGGTGACTTTGAACTAGCTTAATTTTATCAGTATCTTGTGACTGTTTGATTTATGTAATGATATTGCTTGAAATGAAATATTAGTATCAGTATTGCATATTTATAACTACCTGCTATCCGCATTAAGTTTCAATATGCATGGAAAACTACAATGCAATAGTCGATATCTTATATTATTACCAATAGAACAGTTGTCTACGTATATTTACATtacttgtttgttttcatttctttCTATAGTCAATTGTGTTTGGCATATTGACAAACGCGTCGTAGCTTAAATCTTTAAGCTATTTTAAAATGCTTATTAACGACTTTATTACATTGATTACCATTGACGAAATACTTGATTAAAACATAGTTAAGGTAACAGTTGTTATGTATATGCCGTTTTCGTTTTTAGTGAACACTTTACAGTTTTGTTCAACTGTTTTCTTGGCTTTATGAGATTCGCACTCATCAAACAGCATGATAAAATACGACGCTTTCGCAATCGTTGCAAGTGATGTCATTATCACAGACTTGGAACAGTTTAACTTTTATAACGACTAAAGCAGAATACACAAtcaaaaatatttcaagaaaaaTCAATCGAAGCTTTTAAACATTTAGAAACATCCTGCGATCTGAAGGCAACATACGCCACAAAAAGCAATGTTTAACATGCTGAGTGATACAATTGCGTAATGTAACATATAGttttaaagaaaatgcatttgTACGCTATTTTCTGACGATAACTCATAGATGAAATAATTTTGGTAATCTGCATTAAGTttcatcatcattaaaataaataagttcaaTACACGAATTCGCAACAACTTTTGTATGAACTAAAACACATGTTAGATACAAAGATGGTCGGATCACTCCAAATGTTAGATTTGATtgtattccttttttattttcagatgtttgcTGTTCTCTCGTTGATCATCGTGCTTGTCTCCATCACCGTTTTTGTAATCGAAACGCTTCCTACCTTTCAATCTGTGTTCGTCCATGCATCTCACTCCAGTCGCAATATCACCAGCAACGACCTGCGCAACGAGATGAACATTTTCAGTGACATCTCacccaacgatgtcttgctcatCATAGACAACTCATGCAATCTGTTTTTCTTCATGGAATTTATTATCAAGCTCGTTGCCTCGCCTAACAAACGCAAGTTTTTTAAGAGTCCGTTGATAGTCATTGAGTTGTTATGTCTGATACCTTACTACATTGGTGTTTTAACAGTGATGACACATCCGGATCCTATTTCCTTATTTACCTTGATTCGTGTGTTGTTTGCAACTCGAGTTTTGAGGATATTTAGAATATTCGTGCTCATGAAGCACTTCCTTGCTTTAAAAATTCTCATGTTCACCATTCGCGCCAGCACAAAAGAACTATTTCTCTTATTAATCGTTCTTATCATAGGGGTTGTAATTTTTGCTTGTTTAGAATACTACATGGAGCTTTTCTCTGGAACGACTTCTGAATTTGATAATATTCCAATAGCGTTCTGGTGGGCGTTGATCACCATGACAACAGTGGGTTACGGTGATGTGAAGCCAACCACCGAACTGGGGTACTTGGTAGGCGGTTTTTGTGCAATCAGCGGAGTTCTCGTAATTGCACTCTCCGTTCCTGCGATAGTTAATAACTTTACTCTATATTATACACATGCCCAGTCACGCGAAAAATTGAAGCTTAGGAAAAAGAAGTTTGAACAGAATGAAAAATGGCAGCGATTAAAAGCTGGTGtaaggtcaaaaattaaaagcGGAGCTTTGAACGGAATCCTCagtgaaatgaagaaaacaaataGCGTAAATGCACATTCAAAGGTGTCTTTACTGAAACTAGATGGATGCCAAAGGTCGTTTAccaaaaatgtaacaataaattcAATACCAAATACGGCCCGTGACATTATCATGGAAGACATAAGTGACACCACACAAGAACAAACAGAAAACGCGGAAGAAAACTCTGAACAAGAAACACATATAGGTAACGGAACGGTATCACACATTGTACAAGAAAATGGAACAATATCAAATAATATTGGGTCGCATGCGCAGAGAACAAAGAGCAAAACTCTTGCATTTAAGTTTTTCTCTGGTGGATTTCGAGCGCCTGGCTTCCTACGAAACGGCATTGTAGGGAAGCAAGGGTCTTCTCTTCTTCTATCTTCAAGAATTCGGCGTTCTTCGAGGGTGTCGCAATTGGAGAAAAAGCCATGGCACCCTTAAATCTGAGCTCAGCTCATTTTTTATACGTCTATATTCACTTTTTTCAAGGTCCAAATGTATTTCGTCATGGATTTATTATAgcaatttttttcttgtttttaaacgggacaaatgtaattttatgtcttcGTGGCCAAAACATTACTCGTCCTTGCAACGATTTCacttaatattattatttcaaaatattgtgcCGTATGTGCGAAATTGCTTCAGTTTTATTCTGACTTCACATGTTTTACGAATTGCAGCCTCAAATCAAAGGGTTCACACTTTAGTATTTAGGTTATGTTAGTATCTTTACGACCCTGTCACACATTATATTCTAGCATTTCAAGTtttatttttcttgaataaatatattgatttcttaaagggaccgtccaacagattggaaaattgaacaaattaaaataagttctttcagattcgcaaattttcgttttgttaTGAAagtttgaggaaatagtaatacttacCATAtgccatgctcttaaatatcctttatatgcatcttttgacgttttgaaaacctgaaaattataaagcttcgTGCGacaagttctgttgttgtagttatattttgggaaactacgaggattgcttatataggttaaaaatacatccgcgctaagcatgagcatggatggtcgagtggtctaggcgggagacgttttactccaggactccaggggtcagtggttcacgCCCTGTTGAGGGTGAGgtaactttttttcattttttaaattgtattcttgttttttaacttGATATTTTTAGGtcgaatgtttaaatttatcaatataaagcatttaatgacacgcTATataacatgccaaaatctgttggacgtcCCCTTTAAGTCATGTTATTTCCACGGGATCCCTTCTCATTTTTTATGTGGAAATTACATTGTACATATATGATCTTGTATTTGTATAACTGCTCAATTTTCTCAAACAAACGCAATTATATATTCGCCTTTATGAATTCTCTTTTATTGTGATAAAACATTGTTTGTCTCTAAACGTTAATTAAAGAATGAAAAACGTGTTGACAGGACACTGTGATGCATTAATGAAATATTCACGGAAAGCCAAAAAGGTGGCATTCTAAACCGTTTCTATAATTATGGCAAAGCTGTCTTGAGTTGCTCTTGTTCAATCCATCCaatcgtgttttttttatatgaattaaattcatgaataaaaataagaaacatgtttaatgtttaatatcatatAATTTCAAGGTGACAGTATGTATATTAAACGATCCGACGTAAAAAGGagtaaatttacatttatatgaatTCAAACAGAATATGTATTGTGGAAATATCATTAAATGGAATCAGTTTTATCAAAAATGGATTCAATTTTCTATATATGAACACATATCTCTATGTATAAAAAACATACtaattgtgtttatgtttgaaaaaaatatgcataGTTATCTACAATTGAAACTATGCGGATAAATTTCATAATTGtatgaaaaaatactaaaaatattcTTTCTCATATTTACTCAAATAGCGATATTAAGACACTATTTCTCattcttttattgatatttactttCCATGCATGACCCTAATTCCAATAAGGAGCCGAAGttgaaataaatcaatgaaaTGCTCCATTATATTAAAGGAATACATCAATATTGACCGAACCTGAAATATCTTTGGCCAGAAGGTACACTAGGCAAGGAAATCATTTCTCCACAGGGGTCTGCAGCTGCATGTCGTACACAGTTCATGTGTTTCAGCCTGCACCGTTCTATTTCATTGCGACCATTCGCCGCCAAGTAGTTCTTGGTCGGCCTATTTTTCTTGTCCTTCTGGTGTCAACCAGAGGGCCACATCAAAGTTTTCTGTTATGTCTTTTCCTAAGACATGTCCAATTAAATTCCTTCTATTTCTTCATCGCTTATATTCAACATTCCTTGCATCCGCCATCTGTTTAAAGGTCTTGTTTTTAGACGTGCTGTTGCCAACGGATTTTGAAGATCCTCCTGAAACACTTGTGCTGGAATGTTAAAGTTTCTAATCTTATTCGCCCTTTGTTTAGTTCCATATTCCACTTCCAAACAGTAGTACTAACAAATCAATGCTTAGTAACAGGGACACTTTTGTCTTTCTGACGATGTTGCTGGCTTACCAGATGTTTGATATCCGTTTAAACATTACGCTTACCAGTGCTACTTTTTTATTGACATCTGCTACACCGTGCTTTGTAACAGCTGCATCAAGGTTTATGCAGATTTTAACAACTGCTTCATTTTCTCCAACCTTCACTTTATCTTCATTCCTGCTGTTGGTTTGCATGACCATGAACATCTGAGCGTTAGGCTGCAGTCCAACTTTAGCTTCTTTCAAATGTATTGTCGTaagttgttaatgttttctttttgATAACACTTCAGCGTCTGCAAAGTCGAGGTACTTCAGAATAGTTGAGAAGTTCTATCGGATTCCAGTTCATTCATCTTTCACAGTTCTCTTCATTGCCCAGCCGAATACAAAGAAAATGATTAATCTTGACACGCATCACCCCTGCTTCACTCATGTCATCACTGGATATCCTTCTGTTGTTTCGTTTTTGTCTACCACATAGCACGGAAGGATCACATAACGGGGCGTTACCATCTGAATCACCCTCTCATGAATTCAATACTAACTCATTTTTACACACATACTGTTTCATTGTACGAAATCAGGTCAACAAAGTGGATGCATGTGTTTCATGCGTCGACTTGTTGGAGGATGTTTCCTGAAGATCGACAACTCCTCTGCCTTTGCAAAATCGAGCTTAAACAATGTTAGTGAAAAATACACACCTAGCTGCATCCGTTTAATGAGGCTCTTGCTGATCACTTTCCTTGAACACGATACTATGGAAAGTTCTTCCAAAGTTCCGCAGTCTTGTAGATTACTTTGATTCGGAATTTAACATACAATTACCTTgtttcatgttcttgtttttttttagtatttcaGCAGATGTTTGATCAgctacaaaaaaaaatatttttctgtttCTGTGGGCCATCATTGCTTTTATATGTGATGTTTCGACTGAGATGTTGATTTTTCTTCTTCTTGCTGCGATTATTTTGGTGTTTCCCTGTTGAGCACTTCTTAAAATTGTCAGACTCCAGAGCGTTTCAAATTAGCCTTAGGCTTCCATGCAATCgggctcaaataaataggtttaaacttaaatgtTCTTTCCACCTCATGCGTTTGTCGTCTTACTGTTTCAGTAGTTCCGCATTTCTGTTCTGCCCTCCTTTCGAAGGTGTTATGTTctgttatttgtgttgttttactATACTACATAACTATATCCATTTCTCCGCGTAACTCTGTGTGCTTTATGCTATCATTCCCATCCACCTCCTCTTGTCCTCTCTCAAACTCCTCTTCACTTTACTTTCCCTCTTCTTGTGATCAACTTTCATTACGATATTGATTCTCTCTAAATGTGTGTTGTCAGTTCtggaattattttcattttttttgccCATCATTTTCCAATTGTGGTTTCTTATTCACAGCTTAATTTTCCCTTTCTTACAACCAGCTCTTTCGCCTAATGCTTATCACATAAGCGTTCTTTGGTGGTCCCAATACATTGCTATTCCTTTCATTTCATTTCTTGTCTCTAtcctttttcttttattttctacTTGGTTTCTTCATCTTGCAGGTGCCCTACATCCAGTATTGGATTAAGTTTGTTGTGGTTCATGTGTGCCAAGGCGTTATTTGGTTTGCGTTAGGGTTTCAACTTGGCAGTGGTCAACATGATATCAGCTCTACTATGTACTCGCGAGTCCAGTACTGATTACATCCGCTGACCGCTGATCGAAAGATGGTCTATCTGGTTACTGCTCTTTCTGTTTGCAAATGCTTAGTTCAAATACATCGTGTGTAATGCCATTTTTAATTCTTGAATACCAAAAGTATCAAAGCCATGAT from Dreissena polymorpha isolate Duluth1 chromosome 1, UMN_Dpol_1.0, whole genome shotgun sequence carries:
- the LOC127832356 gene encoding potassium voltage-gated channel protein Shaw-like gives rise to the protein MESETEINTLKITNIVGNEVKLDKSSEFKVTAPSGGSSKVNIPFDDDDVVTLNVGGIRHETRISTLMKKPETRLYAVGETAKASGQREFYFDRNPQIFPCILNYYRIGKLHIPTDVCGPAAKAELDYWELEDKDIQECCWVNYISYEETMEMLERFQADESDKLKPVYVPPGSSFYAKAQPKIWRALQDPYSSKPAMMFAVLSLIIVLVSITVFVIETLPTFQSVFVHASHSSRNITSNDLRNEMNIFSDISPNDVLLIIDNSCNLFFFMEFIIKLVASPNKRKFFKSPLIVIELLCLIPYYIGVLTVMTHPDPISLFTLIRVLFATRVLRIFRIFVLMKHFLALKILMFTIRASTKELFLLLIVLIIGVVIFACLEYYMELFSGTTSEFDNIPIAFWWALITMTTVGYGDVKPTTELGYLVGGFCAISGVLVIALSVPAIVNNFTLYYTHAQSREKLKLRKKKFEQNEKWQRLKAGVRSKIKSGALNGILSEMKKTNSVNAHSKVSLLKLDGCQRSFTKNVTINSIPNTARDIIMEDISDTTQEQTENAEENSEQETHIGNGTVSHIVQENGTISNNIGSHAQRTKSKTLAFKFFSGGFRAPGFLRNGIVGKQGSSLLLSSRIRRSSRVSQLEKKPWHP